Proteins co-encoded in one Uloborus diversus isolate 005 chromosome 9, Udiv.v.3.1, whole genome shotgun sequence genomic window:
- the LOC129229863 gene encoding uncharacterized protein LOC129229863 isoform X2 — MERKISAHLELQENEEHDIKKENLPAGEALTFSPCNVISCFYEYPVYCCENGLDSQHHTTYFISENSLLCVLPDPLVCFAKASYVQTETFHLESSSNLVVLNWYTSGRYARGEQWDFSKLKSVSSIYINGKLKFKEALNMRSVPTLSIKTAMKSYNIFGTCFVIGSYLNTMSRNLLEDLGKYSGYGEKRDPSTIFAISPLYIDDNILTGCLIRFVSESVENTMKRIETMLEPLYSTLGGNPFENK; from the exons atggagAGAAAAATTTCAGCCCACTTAGAATTGCAAGAAAATGAGGAACatgatattaaaaaagaaaatttacctGCAGGAGAAGCATTAACATTTTCCCCCTGTAACGTGATTTCCTGTTTTTACGAATATCCA GTTTATTGTTGTGAAAATGGTCTTGATAGTCAGCACCATACTACATACTTCATTTCTGAAAATTCCTTGCTTTGTGTGCTTCCAGATCCTTTAGTGTGTTTTGCAAAAGCTTCTTATGTTCAAACAGAAACATTCCACCTTGAGAGTAGTTCCAATTTGGTTGTTTTGAATTGGTACACATCTGGAAGATATGCCAGAGGAGAACAGTGGGATTTTTCAAA ACTGAAAAGTGTTTcgtctatatacataaatgggaAACTCAAATTTAAGGAAGCATTGAATATGAGAAGTGTACCTACCTTGAGCATTAAAACAGCTATGAAATCATACAATATTTTTGGCACCTGTTTTGTTATCGGATCATACCTGAACACCATGAGCAGAAATCTCTTGGAAGATttgggaaaatatagtggttatg GTGAAAAAAGAGATCCTTCTACAATATTTGCAATTAGTCCATTATACATTGATGATAATATATTAACTGGATGCCTGATTCGTTTTGTTTCAGAGTCAGTTGAAAAT ACTATGAAGAGAATTGAAACAATGTTAGAGCCTTTGTACTCAACTCTTGGAGGAAAtccttttgaaaacaaatga
- the LOC129229863 gene encoding uncharacterized protein LOC129229863 isoform X1, producing MERKISAHLELQENEEHDIKKENLPAGEALTFSPCNVISCFYEYPLKIILPSSVSDVCCQWCYPITFGGGLVEGDNVNISVKLGEKCCLLMTTLSFPKVYCCENGLDSQHHTTYFISENSLLCVLPDPLVCFAKASYVQTETFHLESSSNLVVLNWYTSGRYARGEQWDFSKLKSVSSIYINGKLKFKEALNMRSVPTLSIKTAMKSYNIFGTCFVIGSYLNTMSRNLLEDLGKYSGYGEKRDPSTIFAISPLYIDDNILTGCLIRFVSESVENTMKRIETMLEPLYSTLGGNPFENK from the exons atggagAGAAAAATTTCAGCCCACTTAGAATTGCAAGAAAATGAGGAACatgatattaaaaaagaaaatttacctGCAGGAGAAGCATTAACATTTTCCCCCTGTAACGTGATTTCCTGTTTTTACGAATATCCA ttgaaaattattttaccatCTTCTGTTTCCGATGTTTGCTGTCAGTGGTGCTATCCTATTACATTTGGAGGAGGCTTGGTTGAAGGAGACAATGTGAATATATCGGTTAAGCTAGGAGAAAAATGCTGTTTGTTGATGACTACTTTGTCTTTTCCAAAg GTTTATTGTTGTGAAAATGGTCTTGATAGTCAGCACCATACTACATACTTCATTTCTGAAAATTCCTTGCTTTGTGTGCTTCCAGATCCTTTAGTGTGTTTTGCAAAAGCTTCTTATGTTCAAACAGAAACATTCCACCTTGAGAGTAGTTCCAATTTGGTTGTTTTGAATTGGTACACATCTGGAAGATATGCCAGAGGAGAACAGTGGGATTTTTCAAA ACTGAAAAGTGTTTcgtctatatacataaatgggaAACTCAAATTTAAGGAAGCATTGAATATGAGAAGTGTACCTACCTTGAGCATTAAAACAGCTATGAAATCATACAATATTTTTGGCACCTGTTTTGTTATCGGATCATACCTGAACACCATGAGCAGAAATCTCTTGGAAGATttgggaaaatatagtggttatg GTGAAAAAAGAGATCCTTCTACAATATTTGCAATTAGTCCATTATACATTGATGATAATATATTAACTGGATGCCTGATTCGTTTTGTTTCAGAGTCAGTTGAAAAT ACTATGAAGAGAATTGAAACAATGTTAGAGCCTTTGTACTCAACTCTTGGAGGAAAtccttttgaaaacaaatga
- the LOC129229863 gene encoding uncharacterized protein LOC129229863 isoform X3, with product MLFVDDYFVFSKDPLVCFAKASYVQTETFHLESSSNLVVLNWYTSGRYARGEQWDFSKLKSVSSIYINGKLKFKEALNMRSVPTLSIKTAMKSYNIFGTCFVIGSYLNTMSRNLLEDLGKYSGYGEKRDPSTIFAISPLYIDDNILTGCLIRFVSESVENTMKRIETMLEPLYSTLGGNPFENK from the exons ATGCTGTTTGTTGATGACTACTTTGTCTTTTCCAAAg ATCCTTTAGTGTGTTTTGCAAAAGCTTCTTATGTTCAAACAGAAACATTCCACCTTGAGAGTAGTTCCAATTTGGTTGTTTTGAATTGGTACACATCTGGAAGATATGCCAGAGGAGAACAGTGGGATTTTTCAAA ACTGAAAAGTGTTTcgtctatatacataaatgggaAACTCAAATTTAAGGAAGCATTGAATATGAGAAGTGTACCTACCTTGAGCATTAAAACAGCTATGAAATCATACAATATTTTTGGCACCTGTTTTGTTATCGGATCATACCTGAACACCATGAGCAGAAATCTCTTGGAAGATttgggaaaatatagtggttatg GTGAAAAAAGAGATCCTTCTACAATATTTGCAATTAGTCCATTATACATTGATGATAATATATTAACTGGATGCCTGATTCGTTTTGTTTCAGAGTCAGTTGAAAAT ACTATGAAGAGAATTGAAACAATGTTAGAGCCTTTGTACTCAACTCTTGGAGGAAAtccttttgaaaacaaatga